Proteins co-encoded in one Flavivirga eckloniae genomic window:
- a CDS encoding CusA/CzcA family heavy metal efflux RND transporter, with protein MLSNIINFSLKNKFIVLLFTTIIIGFGLYSLSQISIGAVPDVTNNQVQVITTSRNLSTQDMEQFITYPVELEMANLPGVVEIRSVSKFGLSVVTIVFEDNMGTFLPRQLIAEKIKSASEKIPEGFGTPEMGPITTGLGEIYQYVLDVKPEYKNRYTATDLRTIQDWIVKRQLSGIPGVVEVNTWGGFLKEYEIAIDTGKLNAMNITAQEVFKALELNNGVAGGGYIERINQAYFIRGEGLVKSLEDINTIVVKNVAGNPIYIKDIATVGYGSAMRFGAITGNGEGEKVLGQVMMLKDANSKEVIEAVKERVASISKSLPEGVYINGFLDRSELIGRTTFTVTENLVLGCLIVIFVVVLLLGNVRSGLVVASVIPLCLLFALSLMYIFGVDANLMSLGAIDFGIIIDGAVIIVEYIAYQITLKQKEILTFAKAERQDLKDDITFKGASKMMNSAIFGQLIILIVFIPVLSLSGVEGKMFTPMALTFSFALIGAMVFCFTYVPVVSALFLKPSKNKNNLTAQLIRWLTGKYSIIIHWALSSKRLVLGIAASLLVVTLYLFTTMGGEFVPTLDEGDFVIQPVLKTGTSLSNTVKTTTQIEQILLKNFPEVKQVVTRIGAAEVPTDPMSMEESDVIIQLKPKNEWVSADTKDELADKFKEALAVIPGMEVEFTQPIEMRFNELITGVRADIAIKVFGEDLSVLAAMGEQIKELVRPVEGAADVTVEKVEGLPQMNVTYNRAKVARYGLNIHELNEMVSMGFSGRSVGSVFEGEKRFDMVVRLNKEHRKDLSNLKNLYVDLPNGGKVPLSEVAEITYQKGAAKISRDNTRRRIVVGINVRNRDLQSVVDDVEEVITNNIKLPVGYSITYGGQFENLQSAKARLKIAVPIVLILIFVLLYFAFKSVMQALLVYSAIPLAAVGGVLFLLIRGMPFSISAGVGFIALFGIAVLNGIVLIEHFKELKSKGYPNIESLIEQGAKDRLRAVLLTASAAALGFLPMAVSTNAGAEVQRPLATVVIGGLITATLLTLVVLPVLYAMFHDKWTRKIRKRKIFRKRNTTLLLLLTTLGAFAQQSPKTLQELTSLAIENNASMKVILLEAERSDALIGSAFSFDKTQIYFNYDQNNLALNNEPLRVFGISQDFQFPTVYFSNKKLKQAKYNLAQSRYQVQETVVKEGVTIAFYNYQIALEKQRLYQALDSLYERFAYAANRRFELGETNYLEKITAQSKKRQITLQYEQAISKSKVTYTELKHWVQAEDSLVIAKIIVDKIPITRLDITLHPSIRYFENRVVLRQREAQYEKQLLIPDLNVEYFQGTNNQLNGNLFGYQIGIKIPLLFSGQASRIKAANIARKVATEETHQQKHILHTRYVQFMEQLKQQQGALDYYETEGNLLAEEILKTADHSFKNGEIDFFQYIQSLENAYEIKVAYLNQLQQYNETVVKLNYLTF; from the coding sequence ATGCTATCAAATATTATTAATTTCAGTTTAAAGAATAAGTTTATTGTTCTTTTATTTACAACCATTATAATAGGTTTTGGGTTGTATTCATTATCCCAAATATCTATTGGAGCCGTGCCAGATGTTACTAATAATCAGGTTCAGGTAATTACGACTTCAAGAAATCTTTCTACTCAAGATATGGAGCAGTTTATTACCTATCCCGTAGAGTTGGAAATGGCAAACCTACCTGGAGTGGTCGAGATACGTTCGGTGTCGAAATTCGGACTTTCGGTAGTTACCATTGTTTTTGAAGATAACATGGGAACATTTTTACCAAGGCAGCTCATTGCAGAAAAAATCAAATCGGCTTCAGAAAAAATCCCCGAAGGTTTTGGTACTCCCGAAATGGGACCAATTACTACAGGTTTAGGAGAAATTTACCAATATGTGCTGGATGTTAAGCCCGAATATAAAAACCGCTATACGGCTACAGATTTACGTACCATACAAGATTGGATTGTAAAAAGACAACTGTCTGGGATTCCTGGCGTAGTTGAAGTAAATACCTGGGGCGGTTTTTTAAAGGAATACGAAATTGCTATTGATACGGGAAAGCTGAATGCCATGAATATAACAGCGCAAGAGGTTTTTAAAGCTCTGGAACTGAACAATGGTGTAGCAGGTGGCGGATATATAGAAAGAATTAACCAAGCATATTTTATTAGAGGAGAGGGGCTGGTGAAGTCCCTTGAAGATATTAATACCATAGTAGTAAAGAATGTCGCCGGGAATCCTATTTATATTAAAGATATTGCAACTGTAGGTTATGGCAGTGCCATGCGTTTTGGCGCTATTACGGGAAATGGTGAAGGAGAAAAGGTTTTAGGACAGGTTATGATGCTTAAAGATGCCAACTCCAAGGAAGTTATCGAAGCAGTAAAAGAGCGCGTGGCCTCCATTTCAAAATCCTTACCCGAAGGGGTTTATATTAATGGCTTTTTAGATCGGAGCGAGCTTATTGGAAGAACAACATTTACGGTAACAGAAAACCTTGTTTTAGGTTGTCTAATCGTCATTTTTGTTGTTGTTCTCTTATTGGGAAATGTCCGTTCAGGATTGGTCGTAGCATCGGTTATCCCACTTTGTTTATTATTTGCTTTGTCCCTGATGTACATTTTTGGGGTTGATGCAAATTTAATGAGTTTAGGAGCTATCGATTTTGGTATCATCATAGACGGAGCAGTTATTATTGTAGAGTATATAGCATATCAGATAACACTTAAGCAAAAAGAAATATTGACTTTTGCCAAAGCGGAAAGACAAGACTTGAAAGATGACATTACTTTTAAAGGCGCATCCAAGATGATGAATTCCGCTATTTTCGGTCAACTTATCATTCTTATTGTATTTATACCAGTATTGTCATTATCTGGTGTTGAAGGTAAAATGTTTACGCCTATGGCACTTACATTTAGTTTTGCATTAATTGGAGCTATGGTGTTTTGTTTTACTTATGTTCCCGTAGTGTCGGCATTGTTTTTAAAACCTTCAAAAAATAAAAATAACTTAACCGCACAATTAATAAGATGGCTTACCGGCAAATATAGCATCATTATCCATTGGGCGTTATCGAGTAAACGACTAGTATTGGGAATCGCTGCTAGTTTACTAGTTGTTACTCTATACTTGTTTACAACTATGGGTGGCGAATTTGTACCCACGCTAGATGAAGGAGATTTTGTAATTCAACCAGTATTAAAAACTGGGACATCTTTAAGCAATACTGTAAAAACAACTACACAAATAGAACAAATCCTTTTGAAAAACTTTCCAGAAGTGAAACAGGTAGTTACCCGAATAGGAGCAGCCGAGGTTCCAACAGACCCTATGTCGATGGAAGAAAGCGATGTTATTATTCAATTAAAACCAAAGAATGAATGGGTGTCGGCAGATACAAAAGATGAACTAGCCGATAAGTTTAAAGAAGCACTGGCGGTTATTCCAGGAATGGAAGTGGAATTTACTCAGCCTATCGAAATGCGTTTTAACGAGTTAATTACGGGAGTAAGAGCAGATATTGCTATCAAGGTTTTTGGAGAAGACTTATCGGTATTGGCAGCAATGGGAGAGCAGATAAAAGAACTTGTAAGACCCGTTGAAGGAGCAGCCGATGTTACAGTGGAAAAAGTTGAAGGTCTCCCGCAAATGAATGTAACCTATAACCGTGCTAAGGTTGCCCGCTACGGTCTTAATATTCATGAGCTTAATGAGATGGTGTCCATGGGATTTTCAGGTCGTTCTGTAGGAAGTGTTTTTGAAGGGGAAAAGCGGTTTGATATGGTGGTACGATTAAACAAGGAACACCGAAAAGATCTTTCCAACCTCAAGAATTTATATGTCGATTTACCTAATGGCGGTAAAGTGCCTTTAAGTGAGGTGGCAGAAATCACCTATCAAAAAGGAGCGGCCAAAATATCCAGAGACAATACACGAAGACGCATTGTGGTAGGCATTAATGTACGTAATCGAGATTTACAATCGGTGGTAGATGACGTAGAGGAAGTTATAACGAATAATATAAAACTTCCTGTGGGATATTCAATTACTTACGGTGGGCAGTTTGAGAACTTACAGAGTGCCAAAGCTCGATTAAAAATAGCAGTGCCAATAGTACTTATCCTCATTTTTGTGTTACTATATTTTGCCTTTAAATCGGTAATGCAAGCATTACTCGTCTATTCAGCTATTCCATTAGCAGCCGTGGGAGGCGTCTTGTTTTTGTTAATAAGAGGTATGCCTTTTAGCATTTCGGCAGGAGTAGGTTTTATAGCGCTTTTTGGAATAGCAGTATTAAATGGTATTGTTCTTATAGAGCATTTTAAAGAATTAAAAAGTAAAGGATATCCTAATATTGAATCTCTTATTGAGCAAGGTGCGAAAGACAGGCTTAGGGCAGTATTATTAACAGCATCGGCTGCGGCCCTAGGTTTTTTACCTATGGCAGTTTCTACCAATGCTGGAGCGGAGGTGCAAAGACCGTTAGCTACCGTTGTAATAGGCGGATTAATTACAGCAACCTTGCTTACTTTGGTTGTACTTCCTGTATTGTATGCGATGTTTCATGATAAATGGACGAGAAAAATTCGCAAAAGGAAAATATTCAGAAAAAGAAATACGACCCTATTATTGTTGCTTACGACTTTGGGAGCTTTTGCGCAGCAAAGTCCTAAAACGCTGCAAGAGCTTACATCGCTAGCTATTGAAAATAATGCGAGTATGAAAGTCATTTTGTTAGAAGCAGAACGATCGGATGCATTGATAGGTAGTGCATTTAGTTTTGATAAAACGCAGATATATTTCAACTACGACCAAAATAATTTAGCACTAAATAATGAACCATTACGTGTGTTTGGAATAAGTCAGGATTTTCAATTTCCGACGGTTTATTTTTCGAATAAAAAGCTAAAACAGGCCAAATATAATCTGGCGCAAAGCAGATATCAAGTTCAGGAGACGGTCGTAAAGGAAGGCGTAACCATTGCATTTTATAATTACCAAATTGCTTTAGAAAAACAAAGATTGTATCAAGCTTTAGATAGTCTGTATGAACGGTTTGCCTATGCCGCTAATCGTAGGTTTGAATTAGGGGAGACCAATTATCTGGAAAAAATAACGGCACAATCAAAAAAGCGACAAATTACTTTACAGTATGAACAAGCTATATCTAAATCTAAAGTAACTTATACAGAATTGAAACATTGGGTACAGGCAGAAGATAGTTTGGTTATTGCAAAAATCATTGTAGATAAAATCCCCATTACTAGACTCGATATTACATTGCACCCCAGTATCCGGTATTTCGAAAATAGAGTTGTTTTGCGCCAAAGGGAAGCACAATACGAAAAACAACTATTAATTCCTGATTTAAATGTAGAATACTTTCAAGGAACCAATAACCAGCTCAATGGTAATCTGTTTGGATATCAAATAGGTATTAAAATTCCTTTGTTGTTTAGTGGGCAGGCTTCACGTATAAAAGCAGCGAACATAGCTCGTAAAGTTGCTACGGAAGAAACTCATCAGCAAAAACATATATTACATACTAGATATGTTCAATTCATGGAGCAATTAAAACAGCAGCAAGGCGCCCTAGATTATTACGAAACAGAAGGTAATCTGCTTGCCGAAGAAATTCTTAAAACAGCTGACCATAGTTTTAAAAATGGAGAAATAGATTTTTTTCAATACATACAAAGTTTAGAAAATGCTTATGAAATCAAGGTGGCATACCTAAACCAGTTACAGCAGTATAATGAAACGGTTGTTAAACTTAACTATCTAACATTTTAA
- a CDS encoding efflux RND transporter periplasmic adaptor subunit, giving the protein MKRILHIYFLIIILLANACSNTKKQNTEPNGEEHKNIGVHIAKAQFIQAGMQLGSPVKKAFPEVINTTGIIDVPPKNRAVVSAIMGGYIKSVSLLVGDKVRKGQALLTIENQEFVTLQQKYLEAKNELTYLKAEYERQNTLVAENITSKKNFLKAESNYKKTKAVYHALDKQLHMLNISPKLVAQGNITTTAALYAPIKGSITKVNVVKGTYVTPTTEILEIVNNDHIHLDLVVFEKDIMKVRKGQAIQFRIPESSNEVFDASVYLVGTSIDANRTIKVHGHLADESKGHFLTGMFVNAQILVRSEDANATLPIALPEESIIEVNGKYVVLKLKEQKEGYVFEKVEIQVGKTSNGYTEIKSNHISKSDQVLVKGAFNLIDIEVSSGNSH; this is encoded by the coding sequence ATGAAACGCATATTACACATATATTTCTTAATCATCATATTACTAGCAAATGCTTGTAGTAATACCAAAAAACAAAATACAGAACCTAATGGCGAGGAACATAAAAACATTGGTGTTCATATTGCCAAAGCCCAATTTATACAAGCAGGAATGCAGCTGGGCTCACCTGTAAAAAAAGCCTTTCCAGAGGTCATTAATACTACAGGGATAATAGATGTACCCCCCAAAAACCGTGCAGTGGTAAGTGCTATAATGGGCGGATACATTAAAAGTGTTTCGCTACTTGTAGGGGATAAGGTGCGTAAAGGACAAGCTCTGTTAACCATAGAGAATCAGGAATTTGTCACTTTGCAACAGAAGTATCTTGAAGCAAAAAATGAACTAACATATCTCAAGGCAGAGTATGAACGGCAAAATACCCTAGTTGCCGAAAATATTACTTCGAAAAAAAACTTTTTAAAAGCAGAGAGCAATTATAAAAAAACGAAAGCAGTATACCATGCTTTAGATAAGCAATTACATATGCTCAATATATCTCCAAAGCTTGTAGCCCAGGGAAATATTACCACAACCGCTGCTTTGTATGCTCCCATAAAAGGAAGTATTACTAAGGTAAATGTGGTTAAAGGGACTTATGTTACACCAACCACCGAAATTCTCGAAATCGTTAACAACGATCATATTCATTTAGATCTGGTCGTTTTTGAAAAGGACATCATGAAAGTTAGAAAGGGGCAAGCTATACAATTTCGTATTCCAGAATCTTCAAACGAAGTTTTTGATGCTAGTGTTTATTTAGTAGGAACGTCTATTGATGCTAATAGAACAATAAAAGTACACGGCCATTTAGCAGATGAATCGAAGGGGCATTTCTTAACGGGCATGTTTGTTAATGCTCAAATCCTGGTAAGATCAGAAGATGCCAATGCAACTTTGCCCATAGCCTTACCAGAAGAAAGTATTATTGAGGTAAACGGGAAATACGTTGTTTTAAAGCTCAAAGAACAGAAGGAGGGTTACGTATTTGAAAAAGTAGAAATACAGGTAGGTAAAACCAGTAATGGATATACCGAAATAAAGAGTAATCATATTTCCAAATCTGACCAAGTATTAGTAAAAGGTGCTTTTAATTTAATTGATATTGAAGTAAGTAGTGGTAATAGTCATTAA
- a CDS encoding thioredoxin family protein, which produces MSKSIFYHAGCPVCVSAEHDIVNLIGNDNVEIVNIGEIRGRINEAEKAGVESVPALLTPNGNVLHINFGASMADVKG; this is translated from the coding sequence ATGAGTAAATCAATTTTTTATCACGCAGGATGTCCGGTTTGCGTAAGTGCAGAACACGATATAGTAAACTTAATTGGTAACGACAATGTAGAAATAGTTAACATTGGCGAAATAAGAGGTCGTATAAATGAGGCAGAAAAGGCAGGGGTTGAATCTGTTCCAGCACTTTTAACGCCAAACGGAAATGTGCTACACATCAACTTTGGTGCATCTATGGCAGATGTAAAAGGATAG
- a CDS encoding DUF2024 family protein → MKVSVYDTYVPKDDNNRMHFDILVEEGESVENVYKYGKTYLNQKGIPDFELTTNECNFCHMETVSVEIEKEIRDKGYYILEMENCN, encoded by the coding sequence ATGAAAGTCTCAGTTTACGATACCTATGTGCCTAAAGATGATAATAACCGAATGCATTTTGATATTCTTGTAGAAGAAGGTGAATCTGTAGAAAATGTATATAAATATGGGAAAACCTATTTAAACCAAAAAGGTATACCAGATTTTGAACTAACAACTAACGAGTGTAATTTCTGTCATATGGAAACCGTCTCTGTAGAAATTGAGAAGGAAATTCGTGATAAAGGATATTATATTTTAGAAATGGAAAACTGTAATTAA
- a CDS encoding MarR family winged helix-turn-helix transcriptional regulator has protein sequence MEDLSSKITAGLSRLSEVYKVLLWEQAKKLKLSPIQIQILNFITYHKQELCNVSYLAKEFNVTKPTISDAIRVLVNKKLLIKDFSSEDSRSYTLMLSLKGRAIVNETENFANPIKEQLNNISEEDFNILYKTITRLIYQLNRSGVLTVQRMCFGCKFYKANGEQHYCNLLEKELLDSEIKLDCPEFIETN, from the coding sequence ATGGAGGATTTAAGTTCAAAAATAACAGCTGGTTTAAGTAGACTTTCAGAAGTTTATAAAGTACTGCTATGGGAACAAGCTAAAAAACTAAAGTTAAGCCCTATTCAAATACAGATTCTTAATTTTATTACTTATCACAAACAGGAATTATGCAATGTTAGTTATTTGGCAAAAGAGTTTAATGTAACAAAGCCAACCATTAGTGATGCCATAAGGGTACTGGTGAATAAAAAATTATTAATAAAAGACTTTTCTTCTGAAGATAGTCGAAGCTATACACTGATGCTCTCTCTTAAAGGAAGAGCAATTGTAAATGAAACCGAAAACTTTGCAAACCCCATCAAAGAACAGTTAAACAACATTAGCGAAGAAGATTTTAACATTCTCTATAAAACAATTACCAGGTTAATTTATCAATTAAATCGTTCGGGGGTTCTCACGGTGCAAAGAATGTGTTTTGGCTGTAAATTTTATAAAGCCAATGGCGAACAACATTATTGTAATCTTTTAGAGAAAGAACTTTTAGATTCTGAAATAAAGTTAGATTGTCCGGAATTTATTGAAACAAATTAG
- a CDS encoding RNA polymerase sigma factor, translated as MKLSDSQILEKIKHNEATGYKQLFDHYYMPLSIYALKYCDSFELAEDIVQDFFVKLWDEKLYQKLDGTIGPYLFKAIKNNTLKRVKKNAQYKFEDLENKINELIVDTIDIDSIEQEKVKLYREIETLPLKSKEVFKAIVLENLKYKEVAELLNISVNTVKTHYSRALKQLRNSLNVVIILLLV; from the coding sequence ATGAAGTTAAGCGATTCGCAAATTCTTGAAAAAATTAAGCATAATGAGGCTACTGGTTATAAACAATTGTTTGACCACTATTACATGCCATTAAGTATCTATGCCCTAAAATATTGTGATTCCTTTGAGTTGGCAGAAGATATTGTTCAGGACTTTTTTGTAAAACTATGGGATGAAAAATTATATCAAAAATTAGATGGAACCATAGGACCATATTTATTTAAAGCAATAAAAAACAATACGCTTAAAAGGGTAAAAAAAAATGCGCAATATAAATTCGAAGACCTAGAAAATAAGATCAATGAATTGATAGTAGATACCATTGATATAGATTCGATCGAACAAGAAAAGGTGAAATTATATCGAGAAATTGAAACATTGCCTTTAAAAAGCAAGGAAGTATTTAAAGCCATTGTGCTAGAAAATTTAAAATATAAAGAGGTTGCAGAACTACTAAATATCTCTGTAAATACAGTAAAAACACATTATTCCAGAGCCTTAAAACAACTTCGTAATTCTTTGAATGTTGTTATAATATTACTGCTAGTTTAA
- a CDS encoding FecR family protein, whose amino-acid sequence MDTINTSILKLFVAYTANEITEEQFKTLKEWIDQDPENKQQFLNFLQFYKKTRRIGFVETLDKNHAWNKVVSQLERPLIIKASQKEKKPIKLYWKYAVAASVLLMATLTIFLNKKAIQQQFDEPIIVNNDIEVGTDKAVLTLEDGSKVPLGKGQKYQTNNISSNDKEIVYNAISKTEPEISYNYLTIPRGGQFFVKLSDGTKVWLNSESQLKYPKFFIEGELREVELVYGEAYFEVSPSSDHKGAKFKVFTGDQEVEVLGTEFNIKAYQDENHIYTTLIEGSIALSNGVKKQKLNPNEQLVLNVNTKGIQVNPINVKNEISWKKGDFVFSRKSLKYIMKVLERWYDVNVVFSNSSLQDIEFTGELGKNQNIEEILILIKNTKIINSYVIDKNTITLK is encoded by the coding sequence ATGGACACCATCAATACTAGTATACTTAAACTTTTCGTTGCCTATACGGCCAATGAAATTACAGAAGAACAGTTTAAAACACTTAAGGAATGGATCGACCAAGATCCTGAAAACAAACAGCAGTTTTTAAATTTCTTGCAATTCTATAAAAAGACTCGGCGAATTGGTTTTGTTGAAACTTTAGATAAGAACCATGCTTGGAATAAGGTAGTATCCCAACTTGAACGTCCGCTTATTATAAAAGCTTCCCAAAAAGAGAAAAAGCCGATAAAGCTTTATTGGAAATATGCTGTTGCTGCATCAGTTTTATTGATGGCAACGTTAACAATATTTCTAAATAAGAAGGCTATTCAACAACAATTTGATGAGCCGATTATTGTTAATAATGATATTGAAGTGGGAACAGATAAAGCTGTATTAACGTTAGAAGATGGATCTAAAGTTCCTTTAGGGAAAGGTCAAAAATATCAAACGAATAATATAAGTAGTAATGATAAGGAAATAGTGTATAACGCAATAAGCAAAACTGAACCAGAAATTAGTTATAACTATTTAACAATTCCAAGGGGTGGACAGTTTTTTGTGAAACTATCTGATGGAACAAAGGTTTGGTTGAATTCTGAAAGCCAACTAAAATACCCTAAATTTTTTATAGAAGGCGAACTGCGAGAAGTAGAATTAGTTTACGGTGAAGCCTATTTTGAAGTATCTCCAAGTAGCGATCATAAGGGGGCTAAATTTAAAGTTTTTACAGGAGATCAAGAAGTGGAGGTTTTAGGTACAGAATTTAATATAAAAGCTTATCAAGATGAAAACCATATATATACAACCTTAATAGAAGGAAGTATAGCACTTAGTAATGGTGTTAAAAAACAAAAATTAAACCCAAACGAACAGCTGGTTCTTAATGTTAATACAAAAGGAATTCAGGTCAATCCTATAAATGTTAAAAATGAAATAAGCTGGAAAAAAGGAGATTTTGTCTTCAGCAGAAAATCTTTAAAGTACATTATGAAAGTGCTAGAAAGGTGGTACGATGTTAATGTTGTTTTTTCAAATTCATCACTTCAAGATATTGAATTTACGGGTGAGTTAGGAAAAAATCAAAATATAGAGGAGATACTAATACTAATTAAGAACACAAAAATTATAAATTCTTATGTTATAGATAAAAACACAATTACGCTTAAATAG